A section of the Amycolatopsis sp. AA4 genome encodes:
- a CDS encoding thioesterase II family protein, translating into MTAVDETPANARTSRWIRRFHPTDRARVRLVCLPHAGGSATAYFPLSAAAEGQDFEVVAVQYPGRQDRRAEPCLDTVAAVADAIAADLAGWSDLPVALFGHSMGATVGYEVARRLEARGTPPLGLFASACRAPSAQRIEFIHQRDDDGLIAALKELSGTDAGVLGDDELLRMVLPAIRGDYTAVETYRHQPGLEPSCPIQVLVGDADPVTDLDEAGAWRDHTTGPCQVKTFPGGHFYLNDQLDAVLKTITTTLSGWQPGIYRG; encoded by the coding sequence GTGACCGCAGTGGACGAAACACCCGCGAACGCACGCACGAGCCGGTGGATCCGCCGTTTCCACCCGACCGACCGGGCACGGGTGCGCCTGGTGTGCCTCCCGCACGCCGGCGGCTCGGCGACCGCCTACTTCCCGCTTTCCGCCGCCGCGGAAGGACAGGACTTCGAGGTGGTCGCCGTCCAGTACCCCGGCCGCCAAGACCGCCGCGCCGAACCCTGCCTGGACACGGTCGCCGCCGTCGCCGACGCGATCGCCGCCGACCTGGCCGGCTGGTCCGACCTGCCCGTGGCCCTGTTCGGCCACAGCATGGGCGCCACCGTCGGCTACGAGGTGGCCCGACGCCTGGAGGCACGGGGCACTCCCCCGCTAGGCCTCTTCGCGTCCGCCTGCCGGGCCCCGTCCGCGCAACGCATCGAGTTCATCCACCAACGCGACGACGACGGCCTGATCGCCGCCCTGAAGGAACTCAGCGGCACCGACGCCGGCGTACTGGGCGACGACGAACTGCTGCGCATGGTCCTGCCCGCGATCCGCGGCGACTACACCGCGGTGGAAACCTACCGGCACCAACCCGGCCTGGAACCCAGCTGCCCGATCCAGGTCCTGGTCGGCGACGCGGACCCGGTAACCGACCTCGACGAGGCCGGTGCCTGGCGCGACCACACCACCGGCCCCTGCCAGGTGAAGACCTTCCCCGGCGGCCACTTCTACCTGAACGACCAGCTCGACGCCGTCCTGAAGACGATCACCACAACCCTGTCCGGATGGCAACCGGGAATCTACCGGGGATAA
- a CDS encoding nucleotide sugar dehydrogenase has translation MTSTVAEFEALAERNELTSVAVIGMGYVGLPTALGLHAGGVGVIGIDLSQNRLDSIRTGEVDLIEADHRRLEKAVHQEDFQLTTDSARMAEADAVLVCVPTGLDEYLMPDLGPLEAACAALVANARRGQTFILTSTSYVGTSNRLLVKPLVAKGFTIGRDLFVASSPERIDPGNVTHTQAETPRVLGGVTPVCTAMAQRVINVLTPAVHCVSSPEAAEMTKLYENTFRAVNIALANEFAEISDGFSIDPIEVIDAAASKPYGFMAFHPGPGVGGHCIPCDPHYLLWQLRATQSNAPLVTQAMHAIAERPKQVVDRVLNTLSREGKGMAGTRVLVVGVTYKPGVQDVRSSSALDILDLLAAKGAKVGYYDPLVPNVRVTGGSLDTVPEPDGQDWDVALIHTVQPGHGYEWLADCPTVIDATYRFDRALFAN, from the coding sequence ATGACCAGTACTGTCGCTGAATTCGAGGCCCTCGCCGAACGGAACGAACTGACGTCGGTCGCGGTGATCGGGATGGGCTACGTCGGCCTGCCGACCGCGCTCGGCCTGCACGCCGGCGGCGTCGGCGTGATCGGCATCGACCTGTCGCAGAACCGGCTCGACTCCATCCGCACCGGCGAGGTCGACCTCATCGAAGCCGACCACCGCCGGCTCGAGAAAGCCGTGCACCAGGAGGACTTCCAGCTCACCACGGACTCGGCGCGGATGGCCGAGGCGGACGCGGTGCTGGTGTGCGTGCCGACCGGGCTCGACGAGTACCTGATGCCGGACCTCGGCCCGTTGGAGGCGGCGTGCGCGGCGCTGGTCGCCAACGCCCGCCGCGGCCAGACGTTCATCCTCACCTCGACCAGCTACGTCGGCACCTCGAACCGGCTGCTGGTGAAACCGCTGGTGGCCAAGGGATTCACCATCGGCCGCGACCTGTTCGTGGCGTCCAGCCCCGAGCGGATCGACCCGGGCAACGTCACGCACACCCAGGCCGAGACCCCGCGCGTGCTCGGCGGCGTGACGCCGGTCTGCACCGCGATGGCGCAGCGCGTGATCAACGTGCTCACCCCGGCCGTGCACTGCGTCAGCTCGCCGGAAGCGGCCGAGATGACCAAGCTGTACGAGAACACCTTCCGGGCGGTGAACATCGCGCTGGCCAACGAGTTCGCCGAGATCAGCGACGGTTTCTCGATCGACCCGATCGAGGTCATCGACGCGGCGGCCAGCAAACCGTACGGCTTCATGGCCTTCCACCCCGGCCCCGGCGTCGGCGGCCACTGCATCCCCTGCGACCCGCACTACCTGCTGTGGCAGCTGCGCGCGACGCAGAGCAACGCACCACTGGTGACCCAGGCGATGCACGCCATCGCGGAGCGGCCGAAGCAGGTTGTCGACCGCGTACTGAACACACTGTCGCGCGAAGGCAAGGGCATGGCGGGTACGCGCGTGCTGGTGGTCGGCGTGACGTACAAGCCCGGTGTGCAGGACGTGCGCTCGTCGTCCGCGCTCGACATCCTCGACCTCCTCGCCGCGAAGGGCGCGAAGGTCGGCTACTACGACCCGCTGGTGCCTAACGTCCGAGTGACCGGCGGTTCGCTCGACACCGTCCCTGAACCGGACGGCCAGGACTGGGACGTCGCGCTCATCCACACCGTCCAGCCGGGCCACGGCTACGAATGGCTGGCCGACTGCCCGACCGTCATCGACGCCACCTACCGCTTCGACCGCGCGCTCTTCGCGAACTGA
- a CDS encoding HNH endonuclease signature motif containing protein, producing MSTTTTLPAWQLSDRDLTTRLLTTQRQQNIAYAAQLEAIRELESRGAVPDGYSSTSSYLATILHVTLREARARLAQATGSLPLTWKALSAGEITAQHAAVIADFLGEAPRWLTPEDYTVAEDTLVTLATQANPSTVRRAATRLKIYWDNDPADVPGSPDLDHGLDPDSVPDSDSGARAEEAARPWREFRWHWTQTGRFRFSGNVDHETGTLIEQLLVPLAAPDPATAPGTPDPRTPTERHGDALAAIVDLAARTPDLPSKAGERAVATVTVSLETLQSTAKKIFTDDESVLSASHLRRILCDAKVYPAVLGTEGQVLDLGRSARTATTAQRRALAIRDRGCTFPGCDRSPKWTTPHHIVHWAHGGATDLDNLASCCERHHRLLHHSGWKIVMRDGAVYWIPPAILDPEQKPLRNTAHNPPPAPLRTAAASTPPSPRQGS from the coding sequence GTGTCCACGACTACGACGCTCCCCGCCTGGCAACTCTCAGACCGGGACCTGACCACCAGACTCCTGACCACTCAACGACAGCAGAACATCGCTTACGCCGCGCAACTGGAGGCCATCCGGGAACTGGAATCGCGCGGCGCCGTGCCGGACGGCTATTCCTCGACGTCGTCCTATCTGGCGACGATCCTGCACGTGACCCTGCGCGAGGCCCGCGCCCGGCTCGCCCAGGCCACCGGCTCCTTGCCGCTGACCTGGAAAGCCTTGTCCGCGGGCGAGATCACCGCCCAGCACGCGGCGGTGATCGCCGACTTCCTGGGCGAGGCGCCGCGGTGGCTGACTCCCGAGGACTACACCGTCGCGGAAGACACCCTGGTGACCCTCGCGACGCAGGCCAACCCCAGCACCGTCCGCCGCGCCGCGACGCGGTTGAAGATCTACTGGGACAACGACCCTGCCGACGTGCCCGGCTCCCCGGACCTGGACCACGGCCTGGACCCTGATTCGGTTCCCGACTCGGACTCCGGCGCTCGTGCCGAAGAGGCCGCGCGCCCGTGGCGGGAATTCCGCTGGCACTGGACGCAGACCGGCCGTTTCCGCTTCAGCGGCAACGTAGACCACGAAACCGGCACCCTGATCGAACAACTGCTGGTTCCCCTGGCCGCGCCGGACCCCGCGACCGCACCGGGCACCCCCGACCCGCGGACCCCCACCGAACGCCACGGCGACGCCCTCGCCGCGATCGTCGACCTCGCCGCCCGCACCCCGGACCTTCCGAGCAAAGCCGGCGAACGAGCAGTCGCGACGGTGACCGTGAGCCTGGAAACCCTGCAGAGCACCGCGAAGAAGATCTTCACGGACGACGAATCCGTCCTGTCCGCCTCCCACCTGCGCCGGATCCTGTGCGACGCCAAGGTCTACCCTGCGGTCCTGGGCACCGAAGGCCAGGTCCTCGACCTCGGCCGCTCGGCCCGCACCGCCACCACCGCCCAGCGCCGCGCACTGGCGATCCGGGACCGCGGCTGCACCTTCCCGGGCTGCGACCGCAGTCCAAAATGGACTACTCCGCACCACATCGTGCACTGGGCGCACGGCGGCGCGACAGACCTGGACAATCTCGCCTCGTGCTGCGAACGCCACCACCGCCTCCTGCACCACAGCGGCTGGAAAATCGTGATGCGCGACGGTGCCGTCTACTGGATCCCGCCGGCCATCCTCGATCCGGAGCAGAAACCGCTCCGCAACACCGCCCACAACCCACCGCCCGCCCCGTTGCGAACCGCGGCCGCGAGCACCCCTCCTTCGCCGCGCCAAGGCAGCTAG
- a CDS encoding GNAT family N-acetyltransferase has protein sequence MPELMYLEMTHPSELRPSASTFSGQVQLKPVDGNEVRTLTLAVGRDFAWPSQQWEAQQWDEYLGNSTMRHWAGVVDGEAIGLLSLNLREAPDIEIDSFGLVPERIGQGLGGPFLTEAVAMTWALPAQRVWLHTSSDDHPHALKNYLARGFQPFERT, from the coding sequence GTGCCTGAGCTGATGTACCTGGAGATGACCCACCCAAGCGAACTGCGCCCTTCGGCGTCGACCTTCAGCGGGCAGGTCCAGTTGAAGCCCGTCGACGGAAACGAGGTCCGCACTCTGACCCTCGCTGTCGGACGCGACTTCGCGTGGCCGAGCCAGCAGTGGGAGGCCCAGCAGTGGGACGAATACCTGGGCAACTCCACGATGCGGCACTGGGCTGGCGTGGTCGACGGCGAAGCCATCGGGTTGCTTTCCCTCAACCTGCGGGAAGCACCGGACATCGAGATCGACTCCTTCGGCCTCGTGCCCGAACGAATCGGTCAGGGTCTCGGTGGCCCATTCCTCACCGAAGCTGTCGCGATGACGTGGGCGTTGCCCGCGCAGCGAGTGTGGCTGCACACCTCCAGCGACGACCATCCCCATGCGCTCAAGAACTACCTCGCACGCGGATTCCAGCCCTTTGAGCGAACCTGA
- a CDS encoding LuxR C-terminal-related transcriptional regulator has protein sequence MIGSNDENVLTDVELRVAELAAQGMPVAVIAEVLGVSANTAARHLTAVYGKLRNA, from the coding sequence GTGATCGGGAGCAACGACGAGAACGTGCTGACCGACGTGGAGCTGCGAGTAGCGGAACTCGCCGCGCAGGGCATGCCGGTGGCGGTGATCGCGGAGGTACTGGGAGTGTCCGCGAACACCGCCGCCCGTCACCTGACGGCTGTCTACGGCAAGCTCCGAAACGCGTGA
- a CDS encoding LuxR family transcriptional regulator, which yields MGVNWGQNRRTEPNEAVSLLEGLLIECDAGAGDTVLVGGGPASGKTQVQNQVVARARELGVLTLTATGAADERDVDGGVLEQLLASPALPREVLAAADGEDRIAALCSALHRLARERSLLIAVDDLQHVDETSARLLLRLQRRARSAAMLLVLTQPDGWYSGEGVEFAAQPHRYVHLTPFTVEAIAQLVADHDEAERIHGLSAGNPLLVSALVDAGRSSVDDSAAYSDAVQRLLHRYGSPLREVATAIAVLDTDVTTDAVATVAGVDPVEAEASAGVLVETGLVDGVRFRQQPAAAAVVGGLRGSEKVQLHIRAAEVKHARGLSAPEVARHLVAAGETQADWALPVLVAAAEQVMLGDDVDFATRCLQLAASTTTASWEQQMISQLLAKITWRVNPAAAAPHLAALREAASLDQSDRIALVRQSLWFGDRETFECALVRLGDDLEPLHPRTAAELTLAAHWHYGTAPELSIDASDPWMRTATTLASVWRIGGSEETSVCAERILQNCRLSDTSLEALATAILALAYDGKADRAEGWCSSLAEEAEYRGAVTWKAMLDALGASLLLRRGEPAEAAEAASRALALLDEPNWGVAITYPLATMLTAYTAAGAFKAAAGVLRHALPETVYTTLGGVRFLRARGQFHLATNRGLSAVSDFQQCQRILRDSNLDLPAVAPWRTDLAEANLRLRNPTLAVELAKQQLSDTTDAFSQAVALRVLAFAGDSGARSGLLNRAAEAFKESGDRLELARTVRAINQLGQRAERSAGLVKPVQVPRQPMRPLTPRPAASRPEPPRADPEGPAATTLSEAELRVAELAAHGRTNRQIAETLYITVSTVEQHLTRVYRKLGVAGRSALAGELAGAGQ from the coding sequence ATGGGCGTGAACTGGGGGCAGAACCGCCGCACCGAGCCGAATGAAGCAGTGTCCCTCCTCGAGGGCCTGCTGATCGAATGCGATGCGGGGGCCGGAGACACGGTATTGGTCGGCGGAGGACCGGCCAGCGGGAAAACACAGGTGCAGAACCAAGTGGTGGCGCGAGCCCGTGAGCTGGGCGTGCTGACGCTCACCGCGACGGGGGCGGCCGACGAGCGCGACGTCGACGGAGGCGTGCTCGAGCAGTTGCTGGCCAGCCCGGCGTTGCCGCGCGAAGTGCTGGCCGCGGCGGACGGCGAGGATCGGATCGCCGCGTTGTGCAGTGCGTTGCACCGGTTGGCGCGCGAGCGATCGCTGCTGATTGCGGTCGACGATTTGCAGCACGTGGACGAGACGTCGGCCCGGTTGTTGCTCAGGCTGCAGCGGCGGGCGCGTTCGGCCGCGATGTTGCTGGTGTTGACGCAGCCGGACGGCTGGTATTCCGGCGAGGGCGTCGAGTTCGCCGCGCAGCCGCACCGGTACGTGCATCTGACGCCGTTCACCGTGGAGGCGATCGCGCAGCTGGTCGCGGACCACGACGAGGCCGAGCGGATCCACGGATTGAGCGCGGGGAATCCGTTGCTGGTCAGCGCATTGGTCGACGCCGGTCGCAGTTCGGTGGACGACAGCGCGGCGTATTCCGATGCGGTGCAACGGCTTTTGCATCGCTACGGTTCGCCGCTGCGCGAAGTGGCGACGGCGATCGCGGTGCTGGACACCGACGTGACGACGGACGCGGTCGCGACCGTCGCGGGCGTGGACCCGGTCGAGGCGGAGGCGTCCGCAGGCGTGCTCGTGGAGACTGGGCTGGTCGACGGGGTGCGGTTCCGGCAGCAGCCGGCCGCGGCGGCCGTCGTCGGCGGGTTGCGCGGATCCGAGAAGGTGCAGCTGCACATCCGGGCCGCGGAGGTGAAGCACGCACGCGGATTGTCGGCACCCGAGGTTGCGCGGCATCTCGTGGCGGCGGGCGAAACGCAGGCGGACTGGGCGTTGCCGGTGCTGGTCGCGGCGGCGGAGCAGGTGATGCTCGGCGACGACGTCGACTTCGCCACCCGTTGTCTGCAACTGGCGGCATCGACGACCACCGCGTCGTGGGAGCAGCAGATGATCTCGCAGCTGCTGGCCAAGATCACCTGGCGGGTCAACCCGGCGGCAGCGGCACCGCATCTCGCGGCACTGCGCGAAGCCGCGTCGCTCGACCAATCCGACCGGATCGCCTTGGTTCGCCAGTCCTTGTGGTTCGGGGACCGGGAAACGTTCGAATGCGCGCTGGTCCGGTTGGGGGACGACCTCGAGCCGCTGCACCCGCGGACGGCGGCCGAGCTGACTCTGGCCGCGCATTGGCATTACGGCACGGCACCGGAGCTGTCGATCGACGCGTCGGATCCCTGGATGCGCACGGCAACCACGCTAGCGTCGGTATGGCGCATAGGCGGCAGCGAAGAGACTTCGGTGTGCGCGGAGCGGATTCTGCAGAACTGCCGACTCTCCGACACCTCGCTGGAAGCGTTGGCTACGGCCATCCTCGCGCTCGCGTACGACGGCAAGGCGGACCGCGCCGAAGGCTGGTGCTCTTCGCTGGCCGAGGAAGCCGAGTACCGCGGCGCGGTCACGTGGAAGGCGATGCTCGACGCTCTCGGCGCGAGCCTGCTGCTGCGTCGCGGCGAACCCGCCGAAGCGGCCGAAGCAGCGAGCCGCGCGCTAGCGCTGCTTGACGAACCTAACTGGGGTGTCGCGATCACGTACCCGCTGGCCACCATGCTCACCGCGTACACCGCAGCAGGAGCGTTCAAAGCCGCAGCAGGAGTGTTGCGCCACGCTCTGCCCGAAACCGTGTACACGACCCTCGGCGGCGTACGCTTCCTCCGGGCACGCGGACAGTTCCACCTGGCCACAAACCGCGGCCTTTCCGCAGTGAGCGATTTCCAGCAGTGCCAGCGAATTCTCCGCGACAGCAATCTCGACCTGCCCGCCGTGGCACCATGGCGGACCGACCTCGCCGAGGCGAACCTGCGGCTGCGCAACCCGACTCTGGCAGTCGAGCTGGCGAAACAGCAGCTGTCGGACACGACGGACGCGTTCTCGCAGGCAGTGGCGCTGCGGGTGCTGGCGTTCGCCGGGGACAGCGGGGCACGGTCCGGGCTGCTGAACCGGGCGGCGGAAGCGTTCAAGGAGTCCGGCGACCGGCTGGAGCTGGCTCGCACCGTCCGTGCGATCAACCAGCTCGGCCAGCGTGCGGAACGCTCGGCGGGCCTGGTAAAACCGGTGCAGGTGCCGCGGCAGCCGATGCGTCCGCTCACGCCTCGTCCGGCGGCGTCGAGGCCGGAACCGCCGCGCGCGGATCCGGAAGGCCCGGCGGCGACCACGTTGAGCGAGGCCGAACTGCGCGTCGCGGAACTCGCGGCACACGGGCGGACCAACCGCCAGATCGCCGAAACGCTGTACATCACAGTGTCCACTGTGGAGCAGCATCTGACCAGGGTGTACCGGAAGCTCGGCGTGGCCGGGCGGAGTGCGCTGGCGGGCGAACTGGCCGGTGCCGGGCAGTGA
- a CDS encoding NAD(P)-dependent oxidoreductase — MRYLITGGAGFIGSHLTEHLLARGDEVVALDNLSTGTLDNLAGVAGHPGFRFVRGSITDPNAVESCMAGIDAVFHLAAAVGVFTILDKTMDSLRTNLHGTENLLDAALRHDVPILVASTSEIYGKNTADGLREDDDRIIGSPLKNRWSYAEAKALDETFAHLYAVEHGLRTVIVRPFNTVGPRQTGRYGMVIPRFVTQALAGEPITVFGDGQQTRCFCHVHDVVPALADLLADETAYGKVFNLGSNEQTTISQLAERVIGATGSSSAITKVPYEEAYGDGYEDMQRRIPDCTRAYNQIGFVPTRTLDDIIEAVVADRRS, encoded by the coding sequence GTGCGTTACCTCATCACCGGAGGCGCCGGGTTCATCGGCTCCCACCTCACCGAGCACCTGCTGGCCCGCGGCGACGAGGTCGTCGCACTGGACAACCTCAGCACCGGCACCCTGGACAACCTCGCCGGCGTCGCCGGGCACCCCGGTTTCCGGTTCGTGCGCGGTTCGATCACCGACCCGAACGCGGTCGAATCGTGCATGGCGGGCATCGACGCGGTCTTCCACCTCGCCGCCGCGGTGGGCGTGTTCACCATCCTCGACAAGACGATGGACAGCCTGCGCACCAACCTGCACGGCACGGAGAACCTGCTCGACGCGGCGCTGCGGCACGACGTCCCGATCCTCGTCGCGTCGACGAGCGAGATCTACGGCAAGAACACCGCCGACGGCCTGCGCGAGGACGACGACCGGATCATCGGGTCGCCGCTGAAGAACCGCTGGTCCTACGCCGAGGCGAAGGCGCTGGACGAGACGTTCGCCCACCTGTACGCGGTGGAGCACGGCCTGCGCACGGTGATCGTGCGGCCGTTCAACACCGTCGGCCCCCGCCAGACCGGGCGCTACGGCATGGTCATCCCGCGCTTCGTCACGCAGGCGCTGGCCGGCGAGCCGATCACGGTGTTCGGCGACGGACAGCAGACCCGCTGCTTCTGCCACGTGCACGACGTCGTGCCCGCGTTGGCGGACCTGCTCGCCGACGAAACCGCGTACGGCAAGGTGTTCAACCTCGGCAGCAACGAGCAGACCACCATCTCGCAGCTGGCCGAGCGCGTGATCGGCGCGACCGGTTCGAGCAGCGCCATCACGAAGGTGCCCTACGAGGAGGCGTACGGCGACGGGTACGAGGACATGCAGCGTCGCATTCCCGACTGCACCCGCGCGTACAACCAGATCGGCTTCGTGCCGACGCGCACCCTGGACGACATCATCGAAGCGGTGGTCGCTGACCGCCGATCCTGA